actacattaagcaaaagcagctttgtttgaactgctttgcaagaggccaccagatacgagcatgccaaagcgcccacaattgTATCACTTGTGCAGACCGGAACCTCACGCTTCTAcaccgtagcaatccagcaaactccagcgaagcgatttccacaacggcacCAAATTCCTCATCGTACAAAATACAAGTTCTTCCGAAGCTcagccaaacgttcagtcgtatttcgcctccggcacgagtgctgtccttctaggcacggccatcgttaatatttgccacctgggGAAAAATttccacgcccgcgctctgatcgactctggctccgaggcgacgttcattacggaACGTCTTGTTGCTATGATCAAATTGCCACTCCAACGTACacaggcacaggtctccggcctaaacaatgccgtatccgctcagtcaaagaagctctgcagtttttccattcgctctccgactaagccgggcttacaactaaatgccacagcctgcgttattccggaattggccgcgaatattccatcgcatccGATCTCGCAAAGGTTCTTGAAAGACCTGCCGAacctctcatgggcggatccgacGTTTTATGcgagttcacaaatagatgtcctgattggagcggatatccttccgcCCAACCAGTAAAGTGGCTCACTGcccaacatctgtggctctctcctcgggcaggaaaccattttcggctgggcACTTacaggtccagtgcctcaggtgatgaatAAAATCTCATCGTTTTTgagtcaaatttccagacgacctatcaaactggtagaagactcggggtctCTTTACGAAAGCAATTTCATTTCAGCTTcctccgcagaagttctcgGAGTATGAAAGCTCAACGCTCCGTtccgaattcaagcctgaaGTTGAATGTGAATCCTTCCTTAGATCAACACAGCCTCACCAGACAATGTaaccgggcggcaatttccaatgtTCGAAATCTTTCTCAcacccgttccaagatcgGTACTAATGTGTCTTCGGCTCCTTTATTTCATCTTAGTTCTCCACATccagatatggccccacgtccccgCGCCAACCGCGCCACGGAGAGCCGTCGTGATCGAGGGATCATTTCGTACCGTTGCCGGGTCTGCCGAGGAGTCCATCAAGCCATCAGCAAATAATTGCCaagcactgtgccaactccgtgcgcgtGGTCCCAACTGCCTcccgcgcgctcggaggggcgctcgggagaTTTTACGATCCACGATCCATCCGGCGCTTAAGCCATCACAGAGCATAGATCATAAGGCTTGGGTTAGTTACGTTTCCACCCCTGATTCAAACGGCCGATCTACCACGGACACCCGAACCAAATACACACCTGCATACGTATTTATATCACGAAACACAGCGGCTTTTTATTTCTTGCGACGGCTACTATGAGTTTCACTGGATCATCAACATCGTCGTTGGAGAATTGAGCagcgatccgccccactacgaACAACTTCTTTGAGCGTGCGTTATCTCCGCACTCATTTGCTTGAGTTTTCAGGTCTTTCGTTCTAACTTCATTTCTTACAGGTTTTATTTGTTGACCGAATATTTTCCATATCTTTTTGAGCGGGCGTTGTCTCCACACTCAATACTTTTGCCGATTTGCACTATAGCGGCCATCGGCCCATTTGTTTAACATTTGTTAACTTATACTAGAcgccacaagcgcatcgtcagtgttgctGCTTCGTgaacccgctggctgtccagGACAGCTTTTTTCGGTATTCTCCCTAGGGAATCCAGCTTATTCGCCACTGTCCTACCTATTGAGGTAGGCCGTTCGCTATCCATAACCCCATCTGGTGGCTTCAGCTAGGCGCCCTTGAGCCACCTCACCAGCCAGACCAGATACTAAATGCTATATTGCACGAAAAGAGCGACGCGTTAGTGTGTTACTACTTAATGCTTCTTAAACACAAGAGCAAATAGAGGCAGTCCGTGAATCGGCTGGATTAGAAAAGCGTATCCTTGACTTATTGTGGTCTCAACTTTTAAAATCTTGTTTTTTGTATATCTTGTTAGGACCTAGCGGAATATATAAATGTTGTATGTGTGAGTATTCTGACTACAACGCATAATATACAGCATGAAAACACAAACCAAACAATTGATTTGGAGAATTTTGCGACGATAACATTGTGAAATTATTAAAGGTTCGAGAAGAGGGATAAAAGGGGAAAAACACGTTTATTGCATATATATTCCTCAGAAAGGATTTATACAATTTTTGCTGTACTTTAACTGTGCAGAGTCGTCTAGATGAGGAACGATTATTTAGGAATTGTTATATATTAATTTCTATGGCAATGAAACAACTTTTTATTATATTTCAAAGTATTTGTTCACCGTTTCACCGTCCTCCTCCAGAGCACAACTAATATATACCTACAAAAACATTCCAAGTCTGAACAGATTAACGAAAGCTTAAACGACACTGTTTGATAACCAATTTTCTTAAACTTATTATTATGcggaaaacaacaaaaatttaaTCTCATGTTCCATTTTTCGTTGTTCCAAATAGACGATAGTTTGGTGAATATAATTTTATACAAAATATCGAACAGTATTGATATAGGACACAACTCTTGACTAGATAGTTTTGCATAACAACGCATCACCAATATATATTTCATAACCAATCTACCTAGTAGATTTTAACTTTTTAAATTTTCTTTACAAAAAGGGAGAGTTATAACTTATTTTAATGCGTCTTACTAATCAGCTATGCGCTCAACATATTGGGTGGCATTTTAAGAAGCATTGGCTAATTCAGGGCAAGCGTGTGCCGCGTGAAACTGGCGCTGCCGCTGAGTTACTAAGACTTTCAGCTCAAGTCAGGACACCTATTGACTTATTAGCTCCGAAAGGAGAGAGGCTTATGTGAGTAGGAACgtatataaatacatatatgtaaatatattttCGTGATTAATTCAAAATTAGGTTAGACTTCATTGGAACAAGTCCAAGAGCGATTTCCGAGAACAATGCGCATCCAAAATCGGATTCTACTGCTTGCCATTCCTATGATGATAACAGTCTGCTAATTGGTGGATTACCCCAAGCCCAAGTATTGACAAATACTATAGAGGTTAAAACGTTTCCTCCAAAAATCGAAGAAGCTGTTGCTAACCAGAAGTTGCCAAACGGTATTGATAGAAATATTCGAAACGCTATTTTGTCTGCACATGTGCTTGATGCTGAGCAGGTTAAATTGCCTAAGATTAAGTTGATTGAGCGACCTGCCTTTAACTTGCCTCGCAACTATGGAATTTCCCACGAAAGAATCAAGTAACAGGCACCTACCTCTCAATTTATGGCATACAATAATATGAATTTATTTTTAGTCGACTGCTAGTAAACAGAATATTACATGAAATTGAAAAATTGGCTGGTCGTTCCCTCACAGTACGCCGAAAGCTGTTTGATAATGCTGCATTTAAAGCGTCGTTGAATAAAGACAGTGATAAGATTGGATTTGCGATCAATGCAAATAAATTAGTTTGCTCTAATCGTGCGATTGAAGGTGTGAAATTGAAGTTTAACGGCAATTTGCCTGATCTGTACCCAATGAAATGTACAATTTCAATACCAAAAAAGCCTATTGATAAAAATGACAACTTCTATCGTAAGTAATAGGAATGAAAGCGAATTATTCAATGTAAAAAAAATCGTCTTTTCAGCGTTTCGGACAGATGCTACCTGCTCTCATCCACACACcgttttttctttctttgatACAAATTTGGTAAACACTCATGGATCCGAGGTCACAACTTCTCAATTTCAAGCACGAACATTATTAAAAGGGTTTGTAGTTGCTGTAGCACGGGCCAAGCATTTGCATGGCGCCTCCAGAGAAGGAGATCTTGCGAAACCCATCGTTGTACAAAGTGTTCAGACCGACGGTAGGACATTTCACTTTGGTGTATTCCAGCTGAATACCCTTGATATTAGTTCTAAGAACTCTTTAAAGAACTTTTGGTTCCACAGGGAGAGTTACGAATTATTTTCCAAGTGCGGTTACGAAACAGGGAGTCCGTATTTAGATAATTACAATAGCGACATCTTTCGCATACTTAATGCCTTTTATTGTAGCTCctaaaatatacaaaataaagttttaaacaacaaaattaaaacACAAACACCTACATTTCCCTTTCAAGAGGACCATGCGCTTATATGTTGTCAGTATTTTTTATACAGGCGGTATATAAGACAGAGTTAGCTAACCGATTATATTGTAAAGCTttaaaaaaatgaaattttctGTATGAGGCAgattattatatatttttgatagAATACGGTCTACTACTGGCTTTAGTTTTGATATTTACGAGTAGTCCACTCAACTTTCTTTtgtttatatattttaaaGCCTTTAATTGAATGTGTTTTTACAGACACATTACCGGATTTAGGAATAGAAATTTGAGAATTAGTTTTCAAATATTTGAGAATTTTTGTATGGAGCTATGAGCGACGACTGTTTCTATTATTCTAGTAGATCTGTTATGACTTTTAAGCAGGGACCGTAATCATTATAAGTTATTTAATAAAAGTTACTTggttatatttaaatttttttaaagtatttttaaaaagaacattttaaCGGAGGGCGTAGCTTTGTGGTCCCTTAAGGATATGCACCAACATTGGCGAGCATTTTAACACAGAAGCCGTAAATTCctgttgttttattttaagCGAAAAAAAAGTCACTCGAGATGCATTACTTTTAATTTCGCTCTGCAGTTATCATTGATTTGTTTAATGATTGTGCATGAATGTTCCTTACCAATTACTCTGCAGTTACCGGGAAAACAAACCTTTTCCGCTGTGGATTATAAAGGTACTGCTTCGTCGCACCATCGTCGAAACTTTCCGTGTTCGGCTTTAGATCACATCACTAAGCAACTGGATGGGATGCTCATCCTCATAAATTGGTAAATTTATTTCAACCTTCTACACAGagaatatcaaaatgattggGATATGTTCTCTGAGTCAGTTCGTGACTACCTTGGTCGTAGTATTAACTAGTTCTATAAATCATAGCATACTAAACTAATGCTCTATTATTGCTCGCTAATTGTACTGACTACTGCACTAAAATCATATTTCGCTCTCGCTGCTAATCATGGTTTGC
This region of Drosophila miranda strain MSH22 chromosome 2, D.miranda_PacBio2.1, whole genome shotgun sequence genomic DNA includes:
- the LOC108157131 gene encoding 39S ribosomal protein L37, mitochondrial — its product is MRLTNQLCAQHIGWHFKKHWLIQGKRVPRETGAAAELLRLSAQVRTPIDLLAPKGERLMLDFIGTSPRAISENNAHPKSDSTACHSYDDNSLLIGGLPQAQVLTNTIEVKTFPPKIEEAVANQKLPNGIDRNIRNAILSAHVLDAEQVKLPKIKLIERPAFNLPRNYGISHERINRLLVNRILHEIEKLAGRSLTVRRKLFDNAAFKASLNKDSDKIGFAINANKLVCSNRAIEGVKLKFNGNLPDLYPMKCTISIPKKPIDKNDNFYPFRTDATCSHPHTVFSFFDTNLVNTHGSEVTTSQFQARTLLKGFVVAVARAKHLHGASREGDLAKPIVVQSVQTDGRTFHFGVFQLNTLDISSKNSLKNFWFHRESYELFSKCGYETGSPYLDNYNSDIFRILNAFYCSS